From a region of the Roseivirga sp. 4D4 genome:
- a CDS encoding tetratricopeptide repeat protein, which translates to MRTLLLNTIALAVLLCSCDMTAVREEADEHMKAGDFKAAAAAYDRVIKLEPEDKYALFNRALANEKLEEFDKAYDDYNTLLRLRFNSRKATLGRARCSFELENFDGVVFDTNTILSLEPDNLEARSLRGRAYVKLGESYNGIEDLGKYLNERPDDVQALISRGAAWARAGNGSYAIKDFDKALKIDPNLPVAYFNKAAVFLHYENYDEAIDNYDLAIKKNPEYTEAYARRGMAKLASSWHGVSSACADFKKGDAMDDELATAYMDEYCK; encoded by the coding sequence ATGCGCACATTACTCCTTAACACAATCGCACTTGCAGTTCTTCTTTGCTCCTGTGATATGACGGCCGTTCGTGAAGAAGCCGATGAGCATATGAAAGCAGGTGACTTCAAAGCCGCTGCCGCTGCCTACGATCGGGTCATCAAGTTAGAACCAGAAGATAAGTATGCGCTCTTCAATCGTGCATTAGCCAATGAAAAGCTGGAGGAGTTTGACAAGGCCTATGATGATTATAATACGCTTCTAAGACTTCGATTCAATTCCAGAAAAGCCACTTTAGGCAGAGCCCGTTGCTCCTTTGAACTTGAGAATTTTGATGGTGTGGTATTTGACACCAATACGATACTCAGTCTTGAACCTGATAACCTGGAAGCTCGTTCATTGCGTGGCAGAGCCTACGTCAAACTCGGGGAGTCTTATAATGGTATTGAAGACCTCGGTAAATACCTGAACGAACGACCAGATGATGTGCAGGCATTGATCAGTCGAGGTGCCGCTTGGGCTAGAGCCGGTAATGGTAGCTATGCCATTAAAGACTTTGATAAGGCACTAAAGATCGATCCTAATCTTCCAGTCGCCTATTTCAACAAAGCAGCTGTTTTTCTTCACTATGAAAATTACGATGAGGCGATAGATAACTACGATCTCGCTATAAAGAAAAACCCTGAATACACTGAGGCTTATGCGCGAAGGGGTATGGCTAAACTCGCCTCGTCCTGGCATGGTGTAAGCTCGGCCTGCGCTGACTTCAAGAAAGGAGATGCCATGGATGACGAGCTGGCTACCGCCTATATGGACGAGTATTGCAAATAA
- a CDS encoding DoxX family protein, whose translation MKRLLKTGKNSSAVNFGLLIFRVATSLMMFTHGYPKFQKVLNGNFQFGDPLGIGPEASLILAAFGEFICSILLILGLTTRYALVPLMITMIVALATVHLDDPFRGQEKAFLYLLAYLFLFITGPGKYSMDQKLFN comes from the coding sequence ATGAAGAGACTACTGAAAACAGGCAAGAATTCTTCTGCCGTCAACTTTGGACTGCTCATCTTTAGAGTCGCCACAAGTTTGATGATGTTCACCCACGGGTATCCTAAATTTCAAAAGGTGCTCAATGGTAATTTTCAATTTGGCGATCCACTGGGCATTGGGCCAGAAGCTTCCTTGATATTAGCTGCCTTTGGTGAGTTCATTTGTTCCATACTCTTGATTTTAGGACTGACCACGCGTTATGCCCTTGTTCCGCTGATGATTACCATGATTGTTGCACTGGCTACGGTACATCTTGATGATCCCTTCAGAGGGCAGGAAAAGGCATTCTTGTATCTATTGGCTTACCTGTTCTTGTTTATCACAGGCCCAGGGAAGTATTCTATGGATCAGAAACTCTTTAATTAG